A window of Novosphingobium terrae contains these coding sequences:
- a CDS encoding class I SAM-dependent methyltransferase, whose translation MPPVIDETKLHAFVGKMLGDLGGAMSVPTVRIGMRLGLFDALARAPANAHELAVRAGGLHDRYVREWALAQAANGYVDFDPASDRFSLSPEQAMVFVNRDSPVFLAGAFELVAAMIEAEARVEDCFRHGTGVRWGDHAGCLFCATGAFFRPGYVNNIVQNWIPALDGMEARLHSGVKVADVGCGVGFSTLLMAEAYPESRFMGFDFHAPSIEEARRHARDHGLSDRVTFEVATAKDIAEDGFDLITMYDCLHDMGDPRGCAIHMRRILADGGIWMVVEPIAGDAPVDNLNPVGRLYYNASTMICVPTSLDQEVGEALGAQAGEQRLARIMREGGFASVRRATQGPFNMVLEAR comes from the coding sequence ATGCCGCCCGTCATCGATGAAACAAAGCTGCATGCGTTCGTTGGAAAGATGCTCGGCGATCTGGGCGGTGCGATGAGCGTGCCAACGGTTCGCATCGGCATGCGGCTCGGATTGTTCGATGCCCTGGCCCGGGCGCCTGCCAACGCGCATGAACTGGCCGTGAGGGCAGGCGGCCTGCATGACCGTTATGTCCGTGAATGGGCGCTCGCACAGGCTGCGAACGGCTATGTTGATTTCGATCCGGCCTCGGATCGGTTCAGCCTGTCGCCAGAACAGGCCATGGTCTTCGTCAACCGGGACAGCCCGGTCTTCCTTGCCGGAGCCTTCGAGCTGGTGGCGGCGATGATCGAAGCTGAAGCCAGGGTTGAGGACTGTTTCCGCCATGGCACCGGCGTGCGCTGGGGCGATCATGCCGGCTGTCTGTTTTGCGCAACGGGTGCATTCTTCCGGCCCGGATACGTCAACAACATCGTTCAGAACTGGATTCCGGCGCTGGATGGCATGGAGGCACGGCTTCACAGCGGCGTAAAGGTTGCGGATGTCGGGTGCGGTGTCGGTTTCTCGACCCTGCTGATGGCCGAAGCCTATCCGGAAAGCCGGTTCATGGGCTTTGACTTCCATGCGCCCTCGATCGAAGAGGCAAGGCGACATGCACGAGACCATGGCCTTTCTGACCGCGTCACATTCGAAGTGGCAACGGCGAAGGACATTGCCGAGGACGGCTTCGACCTGATCACGATGTATGATTGCCTGCACGATATGGGCGATCCGCGCGGTTGCGCCATCCACATGCGCCGGATACTTGCGGATGGCGGAATCTGGATGGTCGTCGAGCCTATCGCCGGTGACGCGCCAGTCGATAATCTGAACCCCGTGGGGCGGCTATATTACAATGCCTCCACCATGATTTGCGTGCCAACATCGCTGGATCAGGAGGTCGGCGAGGCGCTCGGGGCTCAGGCCGGGGAACAGAGGCTGGCCCGGATTATGCGCGAAGGCGGTTTTGCAAGCGTGCGACGTGCCACCCAAGGGCCGTTCAACATGGTGCTGGAGGCGCGCTGA
- a CDS encoding TonB-dependent receptor, whose amino-acid sequence MSSSTFRSAVSVGALALALGAFNAEAQADAQPAKTEVATPPPADGGSAQPAAADIIVTGFRSSLQKGLTLKREAVGVRDSIVAEDIGKFPEQNVADSLQRIPGVRLSRDGTSNEGQRISIRGLGSQYAVTTINMAPVHTTSSQNVGSSTRDFNYDVFPSELFGRVDVYKTPLANLEEGGIGGNVDLQTPRPFDSNKRILRYSLSANYNDQSAKIGPRGSLLYSNTWGNFGLLLGFAYAKNTNERSGFQSTGGYNSSTLGATSYNSPAPPTNTSGPFPFQLNLDSPLANFSGYTRDQVSNAYLPRFYRVYASSDVRTRIGAVGSLQYKSDRLEISLDGIFSKLKDSTDEYTFGVGVRNSRSVPGSTSAPGTGTNSGIIPLNVKIDQYNNLYGTFGNTDITTESFYRDSQTSFYYGILRGVYDVSDRLKFSAQANYSRSNAWYSANRIVSLINGIQTTFDPTGNVSYPSISSPVDFTNPANFTSPSLGFSLAREIDIEKTTRAQFDWDAGDVAGIEIKARLGGSYVATTKRLAIADGSSIATNRTLSTGGTFSTLNVFSYMNPYVQIGRLANGGNPGYLSEFATFSRSFVMDFLDANGANNAATPNPSSQFTAQEDVSSGWLEVTGKTKLFGRELRADLGLRYSSTATNIDNFKSIASGVFAPNNAKGGYSNWLPSATLAYDLTPKLVARASFGKTITRAALQNIASALYVPNIFSGAYTVGNPNLKPQLATTWDGGVEWYFQPGALLSLGVFQKTLNGTTQAVQDQITLGASGLPASAFNGTALGYPDGNIPADYLLTRTSYINQGTIKLSGLEAAYQQTFKFLPKPFDGLGMLASFTAVKSQGYDFVTQGASPKSFSVAYVPKYTYSITGYYEKGRFSLRSSYNYYSAAANTNVNTGNNQIPYNSAAGYLDANISYRFTDWLEVRVDAVNLTNANTYIYYEDPTGPKGNGQSRRDNSFYNGRTFSFGIRGKF is encoded by the coding sequence ATGTCTTCTTCGACATTCAGAAGTGCGGTCTCCGTCGGGGCTCTGGCGCTTGCGCTGGGGGCGTTCAACGCCGAGGCGCAGGCTGATGCCCAGCCTGCAAAGACCGAAGTGGCCACGCCGCCGCCTGCCGATGGGGGCTCGGCTCAGCCTGCAGCGGCGGACATCATTGTTACCGGCTTCCGTTCGAGCCTGCAAAAGGGCCTTACGCTGAAGCGGGAAGCGGTTGGCGTGCGGGATTCGATCGTGGCCGAAGACATCGGCAAGTTCCCCGAGCAGAATGTAGCGGATTCGCTCCAGCGCATTCCCGGTGTGCGCCTTTCGCGCGATGGTACATCGAATGAAGGACAGCGGATCAGCATTCGCGGCCTGGGATCGCAATATGCGGTGACAACCATCAATATGGCACCTGTTCATACAACATCATCGCAAAACGTCGGTTCTTCGACGCGCGACTTCAACTATGACGTTTTCCCTTCCGAACTGTTCGGGCGGGTCGATGTCTACAAGACGCCGCTCGCCAATCTTGAGGAAGGAGGGATCGGCGGCAATGTCGATCTGCAGACACCGCGCCCCTTCGACAGCAACAAGCGCATTTTGCGCTATTCGCTCTCGGCCAATTACAATGATCAATCCGCCAAGATCGGCCCGCGTGGGTCACTGCTTTACAGCAATACCTGGGGCAATTTCGGTCTGTTGCTGGGCTTTGCCTATGCCAAGAACACCAATGAACGCTCCGGCTTCCAGTCGACCGGCGGCTACAATTCCTCGACGCTGGGCGCGACCTCCTACAATTCCCCCGCGCCGCCGACCAACACATCTGGCCCATTCCCTTTCCAGCTCAATCTTGACAGTCCGCTTGCCAATTTCAGCGGTTACACGCGCGATCAGGTGTCGAACGCTTATTTGCCGCGCTTCTATCGTGTCTATGCCTCCAGCGATGTGCGCACGCGTATTGGCGCGGTCGGTTCGCTGCAATATAAATCCGATCGGCTTGAGATCAGCCTGGACGGCATTTTCTCGAAGCTGAAAGATTCGACGGACGAATATACGTTCGGCGTCGGTGTTCGTAACTCCCGCAGCGTGCCCGGATCGACCTCTGCGCCCGGAACCGGGACGAACTCCGGTATCATCCCGCTCAACGTCAAGATTGACCAGTATAACAATCTCTACGGCACTTTCGGCAATACCGATATCACCACCGAGAGCTTCTATCGCGATTCCCAGACCAGCTTCTATTATGGCATTTTGCGCGGCGTCTATGATGTCTCCGACAGGCTGAAATTTTCCGCTCAGGCCAATTATTCGCGCAGCAATGCCTGGTATTCGGCCAATCGTATCGTGTCTCTGATCAACGGTATCCAGACCACTTTCGATCCGACCGGCAATGTCAGCTATCCCAGTATTTCCTCTCCCGTCGATTTCACCAATCCGGCCAATTTCACCAGCCCTTCGCTGGGCTTTTCGCTGGCGCGTGAGATCGACATCGAAAAGACCACCCGCGCCCAGTTCGATTGGGATGCCGGTGATGTGGCCGGTATCGAGATCAAGGCGCGTCTGGGCGGCAGCTATGTGGCCACCACCAAGCGGCTGGCCATTGCCGATGGCAGCAGCATCGCCACGAACCGGACGCTTTCGACCGGAGGCACCTTCAGCACTCTGAATGTGTTTTCCTATATGAACCCCTATGTGCAGATCGGTCGCCTCGCCAATGGCGGGAATCCGGGCTATCTCTCGGAATTTGCGACCTTCTCGCGCTCCTTCGTGATGGATTTTCTTGACGCGAATGGCGCCAACAATGCAGCCACGCCCAACCCCAGTTCGCAATTCACCGCGCAAGAGGATGTATCCTCTGGCTGGCTGGAAGTGACGGGCAAGACCAAACTCTTCGGTCGTGAACTGCGCGCCGATCTTGGCCTGCGTTATTCGAGCACCGCCACCAACATCGACAATTTCAAAAGCATCGCCTCGGGCGTTTTCGCGCCCAACAATGCCAAGGGCGGCTACAGCAACTGGCTTCCCTCGGCCACGCTGGCTTATGATTTGACGCCCAAGTTGGTGGCGCGCGCCTCTTTCGGCAAGACGATCACCCGCGCCGCTTTGCAGAACATCGCTTCGGCGCTTTATGTGCCCAACATTTTCTCGGGCGCCTACACAGTGGGCAATCCCAATCTGAAGCCGCAATTGGCCACCACCTGGGACGGCGGCGTGGAATGGTATTTCCAGCCCGGCGCGCTGCTCAGCCTTGGCGTGTTCCAGAAGACGCTCAATGGCACCACGCAGGCGGTGCAGGATCAGATCACGCTGGGGGCGTCGGGCCTGCCGGCCAGCGCCTTCAACGGCACTGCGCTTGGCTATCCGGATGGCAACATTCCCGCCGATTATCTGCTGACCCGCACCTCTTACATCAATCAGGGCACGATCAAGCTGAGCGGGCTGGAAGCGGCCTATCAGCAGACCTTCAAATTCCTGCCCAAGCCTTTCGACGGTCTGGGCATGCTGGCCAGCTTTACGGCGGTGAAGTCGCAAGGCTATGATTTCGTCACGCAGGGCGCCTCGCCCAAGAGCTTCAGCGTGGCCTATGTGCCGAAATACACCTACAGCATCACAGGCTATTATGAGAAGGGCCGCTTCTCGCTGCGTTCATCCTACAATTATTACTCCGCTGCGGCCAACACCAATGTCAACACCGGCAACAACCAGATTCCTTACAATTCGGCGGCGGGTTACCTTGATGCCAACATCAGCTATCGCTTTACCGACTGGCTGGAAGTCCGCGTCGATGCGGTCAATCTGACCAATGCCAACACCTATATCTATTATGAGGACCCCACCGGCCCCAAGGGCAATGGGCAATCCCGGCGCGATAACTCCTTCTACAATGGCCGGACGTTCAGTTTCGGGATACGTGGCAAATTCTGA
- a CDS encoding glycosyltransferase family 4 protein yields the protein MIDNDKPVVLIFTSSFAAEIDGSHARAASLLNRLASEFSNVMVYSHKNHPSHPWTEESVKLFHSRWPSVHLVIEDFSPLLARVAAVKNLLVSLFPKRSSSILGFSAPKQSINFETIKQQAGAFIVSYKFALSELNGLDTSKCLVDTHDLLFAKWAKLSEKSNLSISALRKLRGELAALDATAGVVAISPSETSFFRMMLENSKTFYVSSWEHLSGKANRGDNPDYQFDLVFVASGYEMNVRGFLSLLKTHGQWLSRYRIAVCGQICNDPAIIEAASGYPSIQLLGFVDNIEEIYAVSKAALAPVDGTGLKIKIVSALEYGLPAFVSEQAFDGLPHGYDGAIFGIDQNIFQEILENPQHLEEAQKKAASYYDRFNAMSESDHVMAAIKNILTIPDKPRPSEPNLSLQNPAVPE from the coding sequence ATGATCGACAATGACAAGCCAGTGGTTCTGATCTTCACGTCATCATTCGCGGCTGAAATTGATGGATCTCACGCCAGGGCGGCATCTCTGTTGAATCGTCTGGCATCAGAATTTTCGAATGTGATGGTTTATTCTCACAAAAATCATCCATCGCATCCCTGGACTGAAGAGAGTGTCAAGCTGTTCCACAGCCGCTGGCCCAGTGTACATCTGGTGATTGAGGATTTCTCTCCTCTCCTTGCACGGGTTGCTGCCGTTAAAAACCTGCTGGTATCGCTGTTCCCTAAACGGTCTTCATCGATCCTAGGCTTTAGCGCCCCGAAGCAAAGTATCAATTTCGAAACAATCAAACAACAGGCCGGCGCTTTCATTGTCAGCTACAAATTTGCCCTTAGCGAACTTAATGGCCTCGACACCTCCAAATGTCTGGTCGATACGCATGACTTGCTGTTCGCAAAATGGGCAAAATTATCAGAAAAAAGCAACCTATCGATCAGCGCCTTGCGAAAATTGCGGGGTGAATTGGCAGCTCTCGATGCGACAGCAGGGGTTGTGGCAATATCGCCGTCCGAGACTTCATTCTTCCGCATGATGCTGGAAAATTCGAAGACCTTTTATGTTTCCTCTTGGGAGCATCTTTCGGGGAAAGCAAACCGAGGCGACAATCCGGATTATCAATTCGATCTTGTATTCGTGGCATCCGGATATGAAATGAACGTCAGGGGGTTTTTATCCCTTCTGAAGACTCATGGCCAATGGCTGTCGCGTTATCGGATCGCTGTGTGCGGACAGATTTGCAACGACCCCGCCATCATTGAGGCGGCTTCCGGTTACCCCTCGATCCAGTTGCTGGGGTTTGTCGACAATATAGAGGAAATCTATGCCGTTTCCAAAGCTGCCCTCGCTCCAGTCGATGGAACAGGCCTCAAGATAAAGATTGTGTCAGCTCTCGAATATGGATTACCCGCCTTCGTTTCGGAACAAGCTTTTGATGGATTGCCTCATGGGTATGATGGGGCAATTTTCGGCATTGACCAAAATATTTTTCAAGAAATTCTTGAAAACCCACAGCACCTTGAGGAAGCACAAAAGAAAGCCGCCTCATACTATGATCGATTCAACGCAATGAGCGAGTCTGATCATGTCATGGCAGCGATCAAGAACATATTGACTATCCCCGACAAACCACGGCCATCTGAACCGAACTTATCTCTCCAAAACCCTGCTGTTCCCGAATGA
- a CDS encoding DUF535 family protein, translated as MALALMKKKYAKAFASKEDGRLKVVARLYRFSSFITNPDRHWRVRRAISWDGFKIIKRLQPRIEFKYLHPKYLVKGLDTDSKASIFIRHYEVLSDALSDKLSGLMLSEGLDLWSYGEEAENHSIKLVFSHPTDNEGELTLEYMFGSSLIYLMSFSFAPGSLVGRPEETIILLTRIQGIAKEFEAARCAMKDLRGLSAASLLMAALQGIALGIEARTILSVCAEAQVCLTDAESSVFLNAYDKYLSDLGAEKYSDKFFLLNIPLVERPLEEVKSSNRSRVRFQRERKRDLLTSSQNLFLQSRAQSSSPYPSGDAPMTKIAPGGVHDRQ; from the coding sequence ATGGCCCTTGCTCTTATGAAAAAAAAATATGCAAAAGCATTTGCATCAAAAGAAGATGGCCGGCTGAAGGTGGTTGCACGCCTGTATAGATTCAGCAGCTTTATCACAAACCCGGACCGTCATTGGCGCGTCCGCAGGGCTATTTCATGGGATGGCTTCAAAATCATCAAGCGTCTTCAGCCGAGGATAGAATTCAAATACCTTCACCCTAAATATCTCGTCAAAGGTCTTGATACAGATAGCAAGGCATCGATATTCATCAGGCATTACGAGGTTCTGAGTGACGCCTTGTCTGATAAATTGTCAGGATTGATGTTATCAGAAGGACTTGATTTATGGAGCTATGGTGAGGAAGCCGAAAATCACAGCATAAAGCTCGTGTTCTCGCACCCCACCGACAATGAGGGCGAGCTTACACTCGAGTATATGTTTGGATCATCCCTGATCTATCTGATGTCCTTCTCATTTGCTCCCGGCTCGCTGGTGGGGCGCCCTGAAGAAACAATCATCCTGCTCACAAGGATACAGGGCATCGCGAAGGAATTTGAAGCAGCCCGCTGTGCAATGAAGGACCTGCGAGGATTGTCCGCCGCATCTTTGCTCATGGCGGCCCTGCAGGGAATCGCTTTGGGTATAGAAGCCAGAACGATCCTGAGCGTCTGCGCTGAAGCGCAAGTCTGTTTGACAGACGCAGAATCCTCTGTTTTCCTCAATGCCTATGACAAATATCTCTCCGACCTCGGAGCAGAGAAATATTCCGACAAGTTCTTCCTTCTGAACATCCCTTTGGTGGAGCGCCCCCTTGAAGAGGTCAAATCCAGCAATCGCTCACGGGTCCGTTTCCAGCGAGAGCGCAAGCGGGATCTTCTGACATCATCGCAAAATCTATTCTTGCAATCTCGTGCCCAATCGAGTTCTCCTTACCCTTCGGGAGACGCCCCCATGACGAAAATAGCGCCCGGAGGCGTGCATGATCGACAATGA
- a CDS encoding glycoside hydrolase family 43 protein — MKIHRRGMLAGSVALLHGAMARAQTPASIASGQLWPDDRGLHINAHGGGVLHHQGRYWWYGEHKVAGDAGNRAQVGVHVYSSADLMHWRDEGICLSVSHQPGDDLEAGCILERPKVLFDPQSKRFVMWFHLELKGQGYASARAGVAVAEQPQGPFTYLRSARVNPGVWPINATPEDCQAGTKLARDFSGGQMCRDMTLFVDDDGRAYHIYASEDNQTLQIAELAPDLTRHSGRYARILPGLANEAPALFKHDGRYFLIASGTTGWAPNPARLYVADNLFGPWQAHGNPVRGTPEQMATTFGGQSTFILPIKTANGTQRLIFMADIWQPKNAIDGRYIWLPIDWEDGLPVLRWTKGWTP; from the coding sequence ATGAAGATCCATCGACGCGGCATGCTGGCGGGGTCCGTTGCGCTGCTTCACGGCGCGATGGCGCGCGCCCAAACTCCGGCCTCTATTGCTTCGGGGCAGCTATGGCCTGATGACCGTGGTCTCCATATCAACGCTCACGGTGGCGGGGTGTTGCACCATCAGGGCCGCTATTGGTGGTATGGCGAGCATAAGGTGGCGGGCGATGCCGGTAACAGGGCGCAGGTCGGCGTGCATGTCTACAGTTCGGCGGATCTGATGCATTGGCGCGACGAAGGCATCTGCCTGAGCGTCTCGCACCAGCCTGGCGATGATCTGGAGGCGGGCTGCATTCTGGAGCGGCCCAAAGTGCTTTTCGATCCGCAGAGCAAGCGTTTCGTGATGTGGTTCCACCTTGAACTCAAGGGGCAGGGCTATGCCTCGGCCCGCGCGGGCGTGGCGGTGGCTGAGCAGCCGCAGGGGCCTTTCACCTATCTGCGCTCGGCTCGGGTCAATCCCGGGGTCTGGCCGATCAATGCCACGCCTGAGGATTGCCAGGCGGGCACGAAACTGGCGCGCGATTTTTCCGGCGGCCAGATGTGCCGCGATATGACGCTATTCGTCGATGACGATGGGCGCGCCTATCATATCTACGCCTCGGAGGACAATCAGACGCTTCAGATCGCCGAGCTCGCGCCGGATCTCACCCGCCACAGCGGCCGCTATGCACGCATCCTGCCGGGGCTGGCGAATGAGGCGCCAGCGCTCTTCAAGCATGACGGGCGCTATTTTCTGATCGCCTCGGGCACGACAGGCTGGGCCCCCAATCCGGCGCGGCTTTACGTGGCGGACAATCTGTTCGGCCCGTGGCAGGCGCATGGCAATCCGGTGCGCGGCACGCCGGAGCAAATGGCCACCACATTCGGCGGCCAAAGCACCTTCATTCTGCCGATCAAGACCGCCAACGGTACTCAACGCCTGATCTTCATGGCCGATATCTGGCAGCCCAAAAACGCCATCGACGGCCGCTACATCTGGTTGCCCATCGACTGGGAGGACGGCCTCCCCGTGCTGCGCTGGACCAAGGGCTGGACGCCCTGA
- a CDS encoding zinc-dependent alcohol dehydrogenase family protein, which produces MQAAILETHTEAFTLKTIMLPEPGPGQVRVRIAASGVNPLDLKIHQGQAAHAKHPLPAVLGLDLAGTVEAVGEGVTRFRPGDAVYGMTGGVGGHQGSLAQAAIVDADLLAIKPANLSMREAAALPLITITAWEGMVDRMNVKAGETVLVQGGAGGVGHVAVQIALSRGAEVFATGSAGQRGVIERLGAIFIDREEPVADYVARLTGGEGFDRVYDTVGGVALDASFQAVRRFGHVVSCLGWGTHALAPLSFKGASYSGVFTLMPLLSGVGRAHHGEILAQAAQLVEAGSLLPMVDPRHFTLETVCDAYRTLRAGEGRGKIVVDVANGEPSEGK; this is translated from the coding sequence ATGCAAGCAGCCATTCTTGAAACCCACACCGAAGCCTTCACTCTAAAGACCATCATGCTGCCCGAGCCCGGCCCCGGGCAGGTCCGCGTCCGCATCGCGGCCAGCGGCGTCAATCCGCTCGATCTGAAAATCCATCAGGGGCAGGCGGCTCATGCAAAGCACCCTCTGCCTGCCGTGCTTGGCCTCGATCTGGCCGGGACCGTTGAGGCCGTCGGCGAAGGCGTCACCCGTTTCCGCCCCGGCGATGCGGTCTATGGTATGACCGGCGGCGTCGGCGGCCATCAGGGATCGCTGGCACAGGCGGCCATCGTCGATGCCGATCTGCTGGCGATCAAACCCGCCAATCTCTCCATGCGCGAGGCCGCCGCCCTGCCGCTGATCACCATCACCGCCTGGGAGGGCATGGTGGACCGCATGAATGTGAAAGCCGGGGAGACGGTGCTGGTTCAGGGTGGCGCGGGCGGTGTCGGCCATGTTGCTGTGCAGATCGCTTTGTCGCGCGGCGCTGAGGTTTTCGCCACGGGCTCGGCGGGGCAGCGGGGTGTGATCGAAAGGCTGGGCGCGATCTTTATCGACCGTGAGGAGCCTGTCGCCGATTATGTCGCGCGCCTGACCGGGGGCGAAGGTTTCGACCGCGTGTATGACACGGTGGGCGGCGTGGCGCTGGATGCTTCCTTTCAGGCGGTGCGACGCTTTGGTCATGTGGTCAGCTGTCTGGGTTGGGGCACGCATGCGCTGGCGCCGCTGTCCTTCAAAGGGGCCAGCTATTCGGGCGTCTTTACGCTGATGCCGCTGCTGTCGGGCGTGGGCCGTGCCCATCATGGCGAGATCTTGGCGCAGGCCGCGCAGCTGGTCGAGGCGGGCAGTCTGCTGCCGATGGTCGATCCGCGCCACTTCACGCTGGAGACGGTCTGCGATGCCTATCGCACGCTGCGCGCCGGAGAGGGGCGCGGGAAAATCGTTGTCGATGTAGCGAATGGGGAGCCCTCCGAAGGAAAATGA
- a CDS encoding glycoside hydrolase family 88/105 protein yields the protein MKEPFAPKSAACLLLAMAISLSPALAHSAQPDQTTQAVVVPSKEEVLQLARRSGEAQVAQLQADEAAGRRGTGPDWVSAVFFTGAMKLATATDVPKVLDYSLKAARRFSYAHQGDGAPVHLINADDQAIGDLYQSAFFQTGAPGTLMPLKQRLDYTLPYLSLAPEPKRLVWWWCDALFMAPPVLARMSAITGDRRYLDAMDAQYWRVYDHLYDKDEHLFARDARFVTRRSPNGRKIFWGRGEGWVIGGLARVLEVMPADYPSRPRYVALFRESAKRIISLQHEDGLWGTNLLEPDLIPGPETSGSALFTYALAFGINHGLLDRQTYLSPVLRAWAGLGRHLLPSGILGQVQTTGDQPVPTRPETTGLYASGAFLIAGVEVSRLSDAQTPLPVPLPAIPKLQYRAASWSGAPLPPDATPEQVRERARVIAERQAVVDQAFDPMVDDPHYTAPIPLAAWGTR from the coding sequence GTGAAAGAGCCCTTCGCCCCCAAATCTGCGGCGTGCCTGTTGCTGGCCATGGCCATCAGTCTTTCCCCCGCCCTGGCGCACTCTGCCCAGCCTGATCAGACCACGCAGGCGGTTGTGGTGCCATCAAAAGAAGAGGTGCTACAACTGGCCCGCCGCTCTGGCGAAGCGCAGGTCGCCCAGTTGCAGGCCGATGAGGCTGCGGGGCGCCGGGGCACAGGCCCCGATTGGGTCTCCGCTGTCTTTTTTACCGGCGCCATGAAGCTGGCGACCGCCACCGATGTGCCGAAGGTTCTGGATTATAGCCTGAAGGCCGCGCGCCGTTTCAGCTATGCCCATCAGGGCGATGGCGCGCCGGTTCATCTGATCAATGCCGATGATCAGGCCATCGGGGATCTGTACCAGTCGGCCTTTTTCCAGACGGGGGCGCCGGGTACGCTGATGCCGCTCAAGCAAAGGCTGGATTATACGCTGCCTTATCTGAGTCTTGCGCCCGAGCCCAAACGTCTGGTCTGGTGGTGGTGCGATGCGCTGTTTATGGCCCCGCCTGTGCTGGCGCGCATGTCGGCGATCACCGGCGATCGGCGCTATCTCGATGCCATGGATGCGCAATATTGGCGGGTTTACGATCATCTGTATGACAAGGATGAGCATCTCTTCGCCCGCGATGCGCGTTTTGTCACGCGCCGCTCGCCGAATGGCAGGAAAATCTTCTGGGGGCGGGGTGAGGGTTGGGTGATCGGCGGTCTGGCCCGCGTGCTGGAGGTGATGCCTGCGGATTATCCCTCGCGCCCGCGCTATGTGGCGCTGTTCAGGGAGTCGGCGAAGCGGATCATCTCGCTGCAGCATGAGGATGGGTTGTGGGGCACCAATCTGCTGGAACCTGATCTGATCCCGGGGCCGGAAACCTCGGGCAGCGCGCTGTTCACCTATGCGCTGGCCTTTGGGATCAATCACGGGCTGCTCGACCGCCAGACCTATCTGTCGCCGGTGTTGAGGGCTTGGGCTGGCCTTGGCCGCCATCTGCTGCCCAGCGGGATTCTGGGGCAGGTGCAGACAACCGGCGATCAGCCCGTGCCCACAAGGCCGGAGACCACCGGCCTTTATGCCAGCGGTGCTTTCCTGATAGCGGGGGTGGAGGTTTCGCGATTGAGCGATGCGCAGACGCCTTTGCCGGTGCCTTTGCCGGCAATTCCCAAGCTTCAGTACAGAGCCGCGAGTTGGTCCGGGGCTCCCCTGCCGCCCGATGCCACGCCCGAGCAGGTGCGCGAAAGGGCGCGGGTTATCGCTGAAAGACAGGCGGTGGTGGATCAGGCCTTCGATCCCATGGTCGATGATCCGCACTATACGGCGCCCATTCCGTTGGCGGCATGGGGAACGCGCTGA
- a CDS encoding acyltransferase family protein yields METADGHKYLTLDALRGVAAIVVVLGHLGVIFKSAFMLNGSYYLAVDIFFVLSGFVISHVYDGKLQDTLTAPSFLAMRAVRLWPLIALGIVLGTTQLTILPVPGEPHNAPPDQIWISALLNLIFLPSWFHNPVGSAFIADAPEWSLFFEVVINIVFALGLFRLRGRPLIAFLVLSGLGMLAAIEHYHSANVGWAYNQRMAGLFRVCFSFMLGVALYRSRGLWGRFTPRLNPLLPLLFAAGALLLSLLNWERTLYDAVFIFLISPALVMVCSVTEPSARTKRIARILGETSYPVYAIHFPFCLALAAVIGVRERGAAATFAIEGGALMVLLIASMAASRWFDIPMRAALRPRMIWAGRRRTHGAARVMEPTVLSE; encoded by the coding sequence TTGGAAACGGCAGATGGCCATAAATATCTGACGTTGGATGCGCTGCGCGGTGTCGCCGCGATCGTGGTCGTGCTCGGACACCTGGGCGTTATCTTCAAATCCGCCTTTATGCTGAACGGCAGCTACTATCTGGCGGTCGATATTTTCTTTGTCTTGAGCGGGTTTGTGATCTCGCATGTCTATGACGGGAAATTGCAGGATACGCTGACTGCTCCTTCCTTTCTTGCCATGCGGGCGGTGCGTTTATGGCCGTTGATCGCGCTCGGCATCGTGCTTGGCACCACCCAGCTCACGATTTTGCCCGTTCCGGGGGAGCCTCACAATGCTCCTCCTGATCAGATTTGGATCAGTGCGCTCCTCAATCTGATCTTCCTGCCGTCCTGGTTCCATAATCCGGTCGGCAGCGCCTTTATCGCCGATGCGCCCGAGTGGTCGCTGTTCTTTGAGGTGGTCATTAACATTGTGTTCGCGCTGGGTCTGTTTCGCTTGCGGGGGAGGCCTCTGATTGCCTTTCTGGTCTTGTCCGGCCTGGGCATGCTGGCGGCCATCGAGCATTATCATTCGGCCAATGTCGGTTGGGCCTACAATCAGCGGATGGCGGGCCTGTTCAGGGTATGCTTTTCGTTCATGCTGGGGGTCGCTCTCTATCGATCTCGCGGGCTATGGGGAAGATTTACGCCCAGGCTCAATCCGCTGCTGCCGCTCTTGTTTGCTGCTGGCGCGCTGCTCCTGAGTTTGTTGAACTGGGAGCGGACGCTGTATGACGCGGTCTTTATTTTTCTGATTTCACCGGCTTTGGTGATGGTCTGCTCGGTGACCGAGCCATCGGCCCGCACGAAACGGATCGCGCGGATTCTGGGTGAGACATCCTATCCGGTCTACGCCATCCATTTCCCCTTTTGCCTCGCGCTTGCCGCCGTGATCGGCGTGCGGGAGCGGGGGGCGGCGGCCACCTTTGCCATCGAAGGTGGAGCGCTGATGGTGTTGCTGATCGCCAGCATGGCTGCCTCGCGGTGGTTTGACATTCCCATGAGGGCGGCGCTTCGGCCCCGCATGATATGGGCCGGGCGAAGGCGAACTCATGGTGCGGCGCGAGTTATGGAGCCGACGGTCCTCTCCGAATAG